A window of Campylobacter lari subsp. lari contains these coding sequences:
- the yedF gene encoding sulfurtransferase-like selenium metabolism protein YedF, with the protein MKIDCRDLACPRPVIETKKALEELKENENLEILLNSQASKENVMRFLKSLNLKFSVKDLDDESVISIVKDGNIAHNQEQNLQEYNVLFLKSDRVGEGELGKNLMLGFLKTLKDLPNKPVKILCVNDSVLMNTDCSHMAFEAMKELENLGVEIYSCGACLEFFGKSKELKIGKIGNAYEILNELFGKAKIISL; encoded by the coding sequence ATGAAAATTGATTGTAGAGATTTAGCTTGTCCACGTCCTGTAATAGAAACAAAAAAAGCTTTAGAAGAACTAAAAGAAAATGAAAATTTAGAAATTCTTTTAAATTCTCAAGCTTCTAAAGAAAATGTAATGAGATTTTTAAAATCTTTAAATTTGAAATTTAGTGTTAAAGATTTAGATGATGAGAGTGTTATTAGCATTGTAAAAGATGGCAATATAGCTCATAATCAAGAACAAAATTTACAAGAATACAATGTGTTATTTTTAAAAAGTGATAGAGTAGGCGAGGGAGAACTTGGAAAAAATTTAATGTTAGGTTTTTTAAAAACTTTAAAAGATTTACCTAATAAACCTGTAAAAATCCTTTGTGTTAATGATAGTGTTTTGATGAATACTGATTGCTCTCATATGGCATTTGAGGCTATGAAAGAACTTGAAAATTTAGGAGTTGAAATTTATAGTTGCGGGGCATGTTTGGAATTTTTTGGCAAAAGTAAAGAGCTTAAAATAGGTAAAATAGGCAATGCTTATGAAATTTTAAATGAACTTTTTGGAAAGGCAAAGATTATTTCTTTATGA
- the selD gene encoding selenide, water dikinase SelD, which produces MIYKDQKLTQYVKAAGUAAKLDSVGLDKILGILKPHENILSGIGNNEDASVYKLNEDLALVQTLDFITPVVDSAYHFGAIAAANALSDVFAMGAEVINALNIVGFDTCHFNNEILLEVLEGARVKVEEAGAVLVGGHTIENDEFIFGLSVTGVVHPKKFIANNSAKDNDVILLTKPIGSGIISTAIKASLLEKEKILKAVEQMSFLNLYASRILREFKSLSALSDVTGFGLLGHLKEMLNKEIMIEVYKNEIPLMDGVLSMANMGIIPAGAYKNKDSLKIWVENLNEKDEDIMYFDPQTSGGLLASMSENEAVEALKILKDHNIEAKIIARCVRNTHNYLLLC; this is translated from the coding sequence ATGATATATAAAGATCAAAAACTAACCCAATATGTAAAAGCTGCGGGTTGAGCTGCCAAATTAGACTCGGTGGGTCTTGACAAAATACTTGGCATTTTAAAACCGCATGAAAATATTTTAAGTGGCATTGGCAATAACGAAGATGCAAGTGTTTATAAGCTAAATGAAGATTTGGCTCTAGTGCAAACTCTTGATTTTATCACACCTGTGGTTGATAGCGCGTATCATTTTGGCGCTATAGCTGCTGCAAATGCCTTAAGCGATGTATTTGCTATGGGTGCTGAGGTGATTAATGCTTTAAATATTGTAGGCTTTGATACTTGTCATTTTAATAATGAAATTTTACTTGAAGTTTTAGAAGGTGCTAGAGTTAAGGTTGAAGAAGCAGGGGCTGTGCTAGTAGGTGGACATACTATAGAAAATGACGAATTTATTTTTGGTCTTAGTGTAACAGGTGTAGTTCACCCTAAGAAATTTATAGCTAATAATAGTGCAAAAGATAATGATGTAATTTTGCTTACTAAACCTATAGGTAGTGGTATTATTAGCACTGCTATTAAGGCTAGTTTGCTAGAAAAAGAAAAGATTTTAAAAGCAGTAGAACAAATGAGCTTTTTAAATTTATATGCAAGTCGCATTTTGAGAGAATTTAAAAGTCTTAGTGCTTTAAGTGATGTGACAGGTTTTGGTCTTTTGGGGCATTTAAAAGAAATGTTAAATAAAGAAATTATGATAGAAGTATATAAAAATGAAATTCCTTTAATGGATGGAGTTTTATCAATGGCTAATATGGGGATAATCCCCGCAGGAGCTTATAAAAATAAAGATAGCCTAAAAATTTGGGTTGAAAATTTAAATGAAAAAGATGAGGATATAATGTATTTTGATCCTCAAACTTCAGGTGGACTTTTAGCTAGTATGAGTGAAAATGAAGCAGTTGAAGCTTTAAAAATCTTGAAGGATCACAATATAGAGGCAAAGATTATTGCTAGATGTGTAAGAAATACTCATAATTATTTATTATTGTGCTAA
- a CDS encoding formate dehydrogenase subunit alpha, with the protein MALARRNFLKLAGIAGLGSAAFGSENKAIRAASEQEVVNPYPDSKIVRTICSICSAGCGIKAEVQDGVWVRQENAIEHPISQGSHCCKGIDQIDLTKSKQRIKYPMKKENGKWVRLTWEQAINEIGDKMLEIRKENGPDSVMFLGSAKFNNQQAYYFRKFAAFWGTNNIDHVARIUHSATVAGVANTWGYGAMTNHFGDVTKHSKMMIIFGANTAVANPIGFKHLLQAKDRNNAKLVVVDPVFTKTAVHADEYVRIRPGTDIALVYGMLHLIFKNGWEDKEIIKTRTYGVEEIKAEAAKWTPEVVEDVTGVPAAQLEKITRMLATIKPATLFWALGITQHSVGSSNTRILAILQLVLGNIGKPGAGTNIIRGHDNVQGATDMGCLADTLPAYYGLDDNAWNHFANFWNVDREYLNSRFYSKEWMHEKGFSLAKWWQGVLHEEKTYSNSPIRVLWVQGTGITSMAHTVKIQEALKKLDMIVIAEPFVNEVAVLADRPDGIYIIPACTQFETEGYVTATNRAMQWRSQVVKPIYESKEDQEIMFAFAKKFGFYKEYTRGMKMELKDHKLVQTRDDNDDNFIWPDDATREMSNGLLSIGLRGISAERLRKHQQNWEHFDPDTQRGLGGEVKGEYYGLPWPCWDKQHPGTSIMWNTDIPYEEGGMGFRNRFGLEHDGHSQLADEAFTPKGCKVKGGYPQITKENIEKVFNIKLSDKEKELMGASWSTDISGIILEKCREKSACCLGNARARMKVWEFADPIPLHREPIHSPRWDLVKKYPTWGDQEKNFRVESKFISEQQKTDWSKEFPTIISSMRLVNLSGAGMLERTSKYLAAITPEMFANVHPELALKYGINDGDMMWIHSPQGTKIKVKCVHNHSVTPDRICLPYNFAGIMQGVDLSYNYPEGTKPYTIGESSNTVTNYGFDINTQISEFNAGLCRLEKA; encoded by the coding sequence ATGGCATTAGCAAGAAGAAATTTTCTTAAGCTTGCTGGTATTGCTGGTCTTGGAAGCGCGGCTTTTGGTAGTGAAAACAAAGCCATTAGAGCTGCAAGCGAACAAGAAGTAGTAAATCCTTATCCAGATTCTAAGATTGTTAGAACAATCTGTAGTATCTGTAGTGCAGGCTGTGGAATTAAAGCAGAAGTGCAAGATGGAGTTTGGGTGCGTCAAGAAAACGCTATAGAACATCCTATTTCTCAAGGATCACACTGCTGTAAAGGAATAGATCAAATCGATCTTACTAAATCAAAACAGCGTATTAAATATCCTATGAAAAAAGAAAACGGCAAATGGGTGCGTTTAACTTGGGAGCAAGCTATCAATGAAATTGGTGATAAAATGCTTGAAATCCGTAAAGAAAATGGACCTGATAGCGTTATGTTTTTGGGTTCTGCTAAATTTAATAACCAACAAGCTTATTATTTTAGAAAATTTGCAGCATTTTGGGGTACTAACAATATAGACCACGTTGCTAGAATTTGACACAGCGCAACAGTCGCCGGTGTGGCGAATACATGGGGTTATGGCGCTATGACAAATCATTTTGGTGATGTGACTAAACATTCAAAAATGATGATTATTTTTGGTGCAAATACTGCTGTGGCAAATCCTATCGGATTTAAACACTTATTACAAGCAAAAGATCGTAATAATGCTAAATTAGTAGTTGTAGATCCTGTATTTACAAAAACTGCAGTACATGCTGATGAATATGTAAGAATTCGTCCAGGAACTGATATAGCTTTAGTTTATGGTATGCTTCATTTGATCTTCAAAAACGGTTGGGAAGATAAAGAAATCATCAAAACTAGAACTTATGGGGTTGAAGAAATAAAAGCAGAGGCTGCTAAATGGACTCCTGAGGTTGTAGAAGATGTAACAGGTGTTCCAGCAGCTCAACTTGAAAAAATCACAAGAATGCTAGCTACAATCAAACCTGCTACGCTATTTTGGGCTTTAGGTATTACTCAACACTCAGTAGGTAGTTCTAATACAAGAATTTTAGCTATCTTGCAACTTGTATTAGGAAATATAGGCAAACCAGGCGCAGGAACAAATATCATCAGAGGTCATGATAATGTTCAAGGAGCTACTGATATGGGTTGTTTGGCTGATACTTTACCGGCTTATTATGGGCTTGATGATAATGCATGGAATCATTTTGCTAATTTTTGGAATGTAGATAGAGAGTATTTAAACTCAAGATTTTATTCTAAAGAATGGATGCATGAAAAAGGTTTTTCGCTAGCAAAATGGTGGCAAGGCGTTTTACATGAAGAAAAAACTTACTCTAACTCACCTATCCGCGTACTTTGGGTGCAAGGAACAGGTATTACTTCTATGGCACATACGGTTAAAATTCAAGAAGCACTTAAAAAGCTTGATATGATAGTAATTGCTGAACCTTTTGTAAATGAAGTAGCAGTTTTGGCTGATCGTCCAGATGGAATTTATATCATTCCTGCTTGTACTCAATTTGAAACAGAAGGTTATGTAACAGCGACTAACCGTGCTATGCAGTGGCGTTCTCAAGTAGTAAAACCAATTTATGAAAGTAAAGAAGATCAAGAGATTATGTTTGCTTTTGCTAAAAAATTTGGTTTTTATAAAGAATATACTCGTGGCATGAAAATGGAATTAAAAGATCACAAACTTGTACAAACAAGAGATGATAATGATGATAATTTCATATGGCCTGATGATGCTACAAGAGAAATGAGTAATGGTCTTTTGAGTATAGGTTTAAGAGGTATTTCAGCTGAGCGTCTAAGAAAACACCAGCAAAATTGGGAGCATTTTGATCCTGATACCCAAAGAGGTTTAGGTGGTGAAGTTAAAGGTGAATATTACGGATTGCCTTGGCCTTGCTGGGATAAACAACACCCAGGTACTTCTATCATGTGGAATACTGATATTCCTTATGAAGAAGGTGGTATGGGCTTTAGAAACCGCTTTGGTTTAGAGCATGATGGACATTCTCAATTAGCAGATGAGGCCTTTACTCCAAAAGGATGTAAAGTTAAAGGTGGCTACCCACAAATCACTAAAGAAAATATCGAAAAAGTGTTTAATATCAAACTAAGCGATAAAGAAAAAGAATTAATGGGTGCTAGCTGGAGTACAGATATTTCAGGTATTATCTTAGAAAAATGTAGAGAAAAAAGTGCTTGTTGTTTGGGTAATGCAAGAGCTAGAATGAAAGTTTGGGAATTTGCTGATCCTATTCCACTACATAGAGAGCCTATTCACTCGCCTCGTTGGGATTTGGTTAAAAAATATCCTACTTGGGGTGATCAAGAGAAAAACTTTAGGGTTGAGAGTAAATTTATTAGCGAACAACAAAAAACAGATTGGAGCAAAGAGTTTCCAACTATCATTTCAAGTATGCGCTTAGTAAATTTAAGTGGAGCTGGTATGCTTGAGAGAACTAGTAAATATCTTGCTGCAATCACACCTGAAATGTTTGCTAATGTGCACCCAGAACTTGCTTTAAAATACGGCATCAATGATGGTGATATGATGTGGATTCACTCACCACAAGGTACTAAGATCAAAGTAAAATGTGTGCATAATCATTCAGTTACACCAGATAGAATTTGCTTGCCTTATAACTTTGCAGGTATTATGCAAGGTGTGGATTTAAGCTATAATTATCCTGAAGGCACTAAACCTTATACTATAGGGGAAAGTTCTAACACGGTTACTAACTATGGTTTTGATATAAATACGCAAATTTCTGAGTTTAATGCAGGACTTTGCAGACTTGAAAAGGCTTAA
- a CDS encoding winged helix-turn-helix domain-containing protein, whose amino-acid sequence MEELILQIQKNLDENNKLTCKKALELLKQYSKEDFQAAIKELGVKISDCELGQFGKLNKNIAKSEILEKLETKLDSKRRITCKDALECAKNFNMADMRATLKTYKIDVKHCELGCFEEKKGKKFHVKSKIWIENSDGELLFGKGKTDILELVGECGSISQAAKQLGINYKKAWLYIQDLEKNMKEKLLIAKKGRGSESGSKLTPRAYELIQNFKILQQDVEEYTNKRFKELFFKKNQEKDKT is encoded by the coding sequence ATGGAAGAGCTAATTTTACAAATTCAAAAAAATCTTGATGAAAATAATAAACTTACTTGTAAAAAAGCATTAGAACTTTTAAAACAATACTCTAAAGAAGATTTTCAAGCTGCTATAAAAGAATTAGGTGTAAAAATTTCAGATTGTGAGCTAGGCCAATTTGGCAAGTTAAATAAAAATATAGCAAAAAGTGAAATTTTAGAAAAATTAGAAACAAAATTAGATTCTAAGCGTCGCATAACATGTAAAGATGCTTTAGAATGTGCTAAAAACTTTAATATGGCTGATATGAGAGCTACACTTAAAACTTATAAAATTGATGTTAAACACTGCGAGCTTGGTTGTTTTGAAGAAAAAAAAGGTAAAAAATTTCATGTTAAAAGCAAAATTTGGATAGAAAATTCTGATGGAGAATTGCTTTTTGGTAAAGGTAAAACAGATATTTTAGAATTAGTAGGAGAATGTGGAAGTATCTCCCAAGCAGCTAAACAACTAGGGATTAATTATAAAAAAGCATGGCTTTATATACAAGATTTAGAAAAAAATATGAAAGAAAAATTACTTATTGCTAAAAAAGGAAGAGGAAGTGAATCAGGTAGCAAGCTTACTCCAAGAGCTTATGAGTTAATTCAAAATTTTAAAATTTTACAACAAGATGTAGAAGAATACACTAATAAACGCTTTAAAGAATTATTTTTCAAGAAAAATCAAGAAAAAGATAAAACTTAA
- a CDS encoding TorD/DmsD family molecular chaperone — protein MIQDIDLSRKYFYEFFSKAFNFIDENEFKIWHEQVLVLAQSPLDDSLKSDFEKLSACDFASFKEEQNGVFFDFSYVNVPISASFYDEGRDDGKMKLQACEIIRKTKFRKKEDCRQSEDEFGFLFAFMASIIEYDLKVAQQLFRFVINPVIDEFIEKLQIHKNSNYYIAIANIMKVFFVSERAYLEVQAPAKKEGKTIADEALQRLPYEPRLPTKFSKTNIEELSKL, from the coding sequence ATGATACAAGATATTGATCTTTCGCGTAAATATTTTTATGAATTTTTTTCAAAAGCTTTTAATTTTATCGATGAAAATGAATTTAAAATTTGGCATGAACAAGTTTTAGTTTTAGCTCAAAGTCCTTTAGATGATAGTTTAAAATCTGATTTTGAAAAACTTAGTGCATGTGATTTTGCAAGTTTTAAAGAAGAGCAAAATGGTGTATTTTTTGATTTTTCTTATGTGAATGTGCCAATTAGTGCTTCATTTTATGATGAGGGCAGAGATGATGGTAAAATGAAGCTCCAAGCCTGTGAAATCATTAGAAAAACTAAATTTAGAAAAAAAGAAGATTGCAGACAAAGTGAAGATGAATTTGGCTTTTTATTTGCTTTTATGGCAAGTATAATTGAGTATGATTTAAAAGTTGCACAGCAATTATTTCGTTTCGTGATAAATCCTGTAATAGATGAGTTTATAGAAAAATTACAAATTCATAAAAATTCAAATTATTACATAGCTATTGCTAATATTATGAAAGTTTTTTTTGTAAGTGAAAGAGCGTATTTAGAAGTACAAGCACCTGCTAAAAAAGAGGGTAAAACCATAGCAGATGAAGCCTTGCAAAGACTTCCTTATGAACCAAGACTTCCTACTAAATTTAGTAAAACAAATATAGAAGAACTTAGTAAATTATAA
- a CDS encoding twin-arginine translocation signal domain-containing protein, with the protein MEANQRRDFLKKSLKIGALGVVAGASVNALAKDDYQEQNTVVLGKSTKKEVLYKKTMHWEKYYKIAY; encoded by the coding sequence ATGGAGGCCAATCAAAGAAGGGATTTTTTAAAAAAATCTTTGAAAATTGGTGCTTTAGGGGTAGTAGCTGGAGCGAGCGTTAATGCTTTGGCTAAGGATGATTACCAAGAGCAAAATACTGTAGTTTTGGGAAAAAGTACTAAAAAAGAAGTGCTTTATAAAAAAACTATGCATTGGGAAAAATACTACAAAATAGCTTATTAA
- the fdh3B gene encoding formate dehydrogenase FDH3 subunit beta, whose protein sequence is MARMKFYVDNNRCISCFACQVACSSAHEVPVGINRRKVITLNEGIEGKEFSTTLACQHCTDAPCEQVCPVKCFYIRADGIVLHDKKTCIGCGYCLYACPFGAPQFPRDGAFGIKGEMDKCTMCAGGPEPTNSHEERELYGQNRIAEGKVPMCAAVCSTNALLVGDAAEVSAMYRKRVMLKGQNLGLDAK, encoded by the coding sequence ATGGCTAGAATGAAATTTTATGTAGATAATAATCGCTGTATTTCTTGCTTTGCTTGTCAAGTAGCTTGCTCAAGTGCGCATGAAGTGCCAGTGGGAATTAATAGAAGAAAAGTAATCACTCTAAATGAAGGTATAGAAGGCAAAGAGTTTTCAACAACTCTTGCTTGCCAACACTGTACAGACGCTCCATGTGAGCAAGTTTGTCCTGTAAAATGCTTTTATATAAGAGCTGATGGTATAGTTTTACATGATAAAAAAACTTGTATAGGTTGTGGATATTGTCTTTATGCATGTCCTTTTGGCGCTCCACAATTTCCAAGAGATGGTGCTTTTGGCATTAAGGGTGAAATGGATAAATGTACTATGTGTGCAGGTGGTCCTGAGCCTACTAACTCTCATGAAGAAAGAGAACTTTATGGGCAAAATCGTATCGCAGAAGGTAAAGTGCCTATGTGTGCTGCGGTTTGTTCTACTAATGCGCTTTTAGTTGGTGATGCAGCTGAAGTAAGTGCAATGTATAGAAAAAGAGTAATGCTAAAGGGTCAAAATTTAGGACTTGATGCAAAATAA
- a CDS encoding formate dehydrogenase subunit gamma → MHRVILALLACFNFLFAQENFEVKNTQIWDVQRVMNIESYQNFGALWTKLQGEYIASAVLIILIVVISAFALHYMVIGPKKFSHDGKKIYAFSVFERLFHFVAAISWIILVPTGLIMIFGSYFGGGFFVRMCKNLHGIATILFIISIIPMLLCWIKRMLPASYDLRWMMMVGGYLSKEKKPVPAGKFNFGQKSWYYIAVFGGFMMIITGAFMFFLDFNSTSLQSIFGISHIDILRASAIIHNILGILCAVFFAIHIYMAVFAIKGSIHSMISGYKEEEEVYILHSYWYKELSDKKQINPSFTYDSKTKF, encoded by the coding sequence ATGCATAGGGTTATACTAGCTCTTTTAGCCTGTTTTAACTTTCTATTTGCTCAAGAAAATTTTGAAGTTAAAAATACTCAAATTTGGGATGTGCAAAGAGTAATGAATATAGAAAGTTATCAAAATTTTGGTGCTTTGTGGACTAAGCTGCAAGGTGAGTATATTGCAAGCGCTGTTTTGATTATACTTATAGTAGTGATTTCAGCTTTTGCTTTGCACTATATGGTAATAGGTCCAAAGAAATTTTCTCATGATGGTAAGAAAATTTATGCCTTTTCAGTATTTGAAAGATTGTTTCATTTTGTAGCAGCGATCTCTTGGATTATCCTTGTACCGACCGGACTTATTATGATTTTTGGATCGTACTTTGGTGGTGGATTTTTTGTAAGAATGTGCAAAAACTTACATGGCATTGCGACCATTTTATTTATTATTTCTATCATTCCTATGCTTTTGTGTTGGATTAAAAGAATGCTTCCGGCAAGTTATGATCTAAGATGGATGATGATGGTTGGTGGATATCTAAGCAAAGAGAAAAAACCTGTGCCTGCGGGTAAGTTTAATTTTGGTCAAAAGTCATGGTATTACATAGCTGTATTTGGTGGATTTATGATGATAATCACTGGTGCGTTTATGTTTTTCCTTGATTTTAATTCTACTTCTTTACAGTCTATTTTTGGAATTTCTCATATAGATATTTTAAGAGCTTCAGCTATCATCCATAATATTTTAGGTATTTTATGTGCAGTATTTTTTGCTATTCATATTTATATGGCTGTATTTGCTATTAAAGGAAGTATCCACTCTATGATTAGTGGTTATAAAGAAGAAGAAGAAGTTTATATTTTGCATTCTTATTGGTATAAAGAATTAAGCGATAAAAAACAAATCAATCCATCATTTACTTACGATTCTAAAACAAAATTTTAA